The Verrucomicrobium spinosum DSM 4136 = JCM 18804 genome includes a region encoding these proteins:
- a CDS encoding metal-dependent hydrolase: MFIAHLPAGYLGACLLTRRAAAERRHLLFVPFVVGSIFPDADMLYFYLIDQGRHLHHDYWTHLPVFWLAAWGVSLILALILRSRALALAATSFVGGVFLHLLLDTPFAGIRWLYPLSDQSFFLVTVPATRSWWVWSFVVHWTFLFEIVICIAALLLLLMRRRRA, encoded by the coding sequence ATGTTCATTGCCCACCTTCCCGCGGGTTATCTCGGCGCATGCCTGTTAACCCGGAGGGCGGCGGCAGAGCGCCGCCACCTGTTGTTCGTTCCTTTCGTTGTCGGCAGCATTTTTCCGGATGCCGACATGCTGTACTTCTACCTCATCGACCAGGGGCGGCATCTTCACCATGACTACTGGACGCATCTGCCTGTCTTTTGGCTGGCGGCATGGGGCGTTTCATTGATTTTGGCGTTGATCTTGCGCAGCCGGGCCCTGGCTTTGGCTGCCACATCGTTCGTCGGTGGCGTCTTCCTTCATTTGCTGCTCGATACGCCCTTTGCGGGGATTCGCTGGCTTTACCCCCTGTCAGACCAGTCGTTCTTCCTTGTCACCGTGCCCGCCACTCGCAGCTGGTGGGTGTGGAGCTTTGTGGTTCACTGGACGTTCTTGTTTGAGATCGTGATCTGCATCGCGGCCCTGCTGCTGTTGCTCATGCGTCGGCGACGAGCCTGA
- a CDS encoding MotA/TolQ/ExbB proton channel family protein: MKPAFTRMMTIGGLLILAGPLLGMLGSVMGITQSFEVLGGNGVGDPEQLSAAIAKSMVSTAVGMVFGFFGVALFLSGLIGGLVERKRLKSQSAGEVPAS, from the coding sequence ATGAAACCCGCATTCACACGGATGATGACCATTGGCGGTTTGCTCATATTGGCTGGACCTTTGCTCGGGATGCTGGGATCGGTGATGGGAATCACCCAAAGTTTCGAGGTCTTGGGGGGCAATGGGGTCGGCGATCCCGAGCAGTTGAGTGCAGCTATCGCCAAAAGCATGGTCTCAACCGCAGTGGGGATGGTGTTTGGGTTCTTTGGTGTTGCGTTGTTTTTGTCGGGACTGATCGGTGGTCTGGTGGAGAGGAAGCGCTTGAAATCGCAGTCTGCCGGTGAAGTGCCTGCTTCATGA
- a CDS encoding response regulator, with the protein MKILYVENHDVFAANVIRLFLARHDVIVVPSIARALEVRAVETFDLMLVDFDLDDGKGDALVSKVRASGDRISIVAVSSHDEGNAALVRAGASAVCGKMEFNQIEQVIQRVCG; encoded by the coding sequence ATGAAGATTCTCTATGTCGAAAACCACGATGTATTTGCGGCGAATGTCATTCGTCTATTCCTTGCGCGGCATGATGTCATCGTCGTGCCGAGCATAGCCAGAGCGCTGGAAGTGCGAGCTGTAGAGACGTTTGATTTGATGCTGGTAGATTTTGATCTCGATGACGGAAAAGGCGATGCGCTCGTCAGCAAAGTCCGGGCGTCGGGCGACCGCATCAGCATCGTGGCAGTCTCCTCCCATGACGAGGGCAATGCTGCTTTGGTCAGAGCAGGCGCATCCGCCGTTTGCGGAAAGATGGAGTTTAATCAGATTGAGCAGGTCATTCAAAGGGTGTGTGGGTGA
- a CDS encoding pentapeptide repeat-containing protein: MKSKIENADLSGAEFLNTDLGGAQFRDVRLAGAQFADVNLSEARFEDVALTHVVIRNANCSHLSIEDACYEGMLIDGVLVTELLRVYRSSAGDSASESGKS; encoded by the coding sequence ATGAAATCCAAGATTGAAAATGCGGACCTTTCCGGTGCGGAGTTCCTCAACACCGATCTTGGCGGGGCGCAGTTTCGCGATGTGCGCCTTGCCGGGGCCCAGTTTGCCGACGTCAACCTCTCAGAGGCGAGGTTCGAGGATGTGGCATTGACTCACGTCGTCATCCGCAACGCCAACTGTTCCCATCTGTCGATCGAAGACGCCTGTTATGAGGGGATGCTGATTGACGGGGTTCTCGTCACCGAATTGCTCCGCGTCTATCGCAGTTCAGCCGGTGATTCTGCCTCTGAATCCGGCAAGAGCTGA
- a CDS encoding GNAT family N-acetyltransferase: MELASDHLDIAAVADVSATGCDLVRQWLREHNWTANQDFMEQLQQPEHQARALVLLARRDARVVGGLIAETQMAWLRISIMAVSPECRSQGIGAALLAEAERLAVGCGCRHAYVDTMEYQEPRFYLAHRFSIVGQIPDWDSRGHAKLYFSKDLRGNGSSLPTEARS; the protein is encoded by the coding sequence ATGGAGTTGGCATCTGACCATCTGGATATCGCAGCCGTGGCCGATGTGTCGGCGACAGGCTGTGATCTTGTTCGTCAGTGGCTCCGGGAACACAACTGGACGGCCAATCAGGACTTCATGGAGCAGCTTCAGCAGCCGGAGCATCAAGCTCGGGCCTTGGTGCTTCTCGCCCGTAGAGATGCCCGCGTGGTTGGTGGGTTGATTGCCGAGACCCAGATGGCCTGGCTGCGCATTTCCATCATGGCGGTCAGCCCTGAGTGCCGCTCGCAGGGCATTGGAGCGGCACTTCTTGCTGAGGCGGAGAGGCTGGCCGTCGGATGCGGTTGCAGACATGCATATGTGGATACGATGGAATACCAGGAGCCCCGCTTCTATCTTGCGCACCGCTTCAGCATCGTCGGCCAGATCCCGGACTGGGATTCGCGCGGTCATGCCAAGTTGTACTTCTCAAAAGACCTTCGTGGAAACGGCTCATCACTCCCGACTGAAGCTCGGAGTTGA
- a CDS encoding SRPBCC family protein → MPTGSVSCTMCRPSLEVFNVLHDYSRRLEWDTLLSSAALTCGHTVAGKGASSLCVGKRRLGGIGIETRYVSFAPGSLAAVEMINRPEFFESFAAGIRHVDTPEGSLLTYKFRFTAKPGWLRWVLEPVMLAALRLETQKRLRALAAYMATQPLKPS, encoded by the coding sequence ATGCCCACCGGATCCGTCTCCTGCACGATGTGCCGCCCGTCACTGGAAGTGTTCAACGTGCTTCATGACTATTCCCGGAGGCTGGAGTGGGACACGCTCCTTTCCAGTGCTGCTTTGACGTGCGGGCACACGGTGGCAGGAAAGGGGGCCTCCTCACTGTGCGTCGGCAAACGGCGATTGGGAGGGATTGGCATCGAGACCCGCTATGTTTCTTTTGCTCCCGGCTCGCTTGCGGCGGTGGAGATGATCAACCGTCCGGAGTTTTTCGAGAGCTTTGCTGCCGGCATCCGCCATGTGGACACACCGGAAGGATCCCTGCTCACCTACAAGTTCCGCTTCACCGCCAAGCCGGGATGGCTGCGCTGGGTTCTTGAGCCGGTCATGCTGGCCGCGCTGCGACTCGAAACGCAGAAGCGGTTAAGGGCCTTGGCAGCCTATATGGCGACCCAGCCATTGAAGCCGTCTTGA